A stretch of Microscilla marina ATCC 23134 DNA encodes these proteins:
- a CDS encoding outer membrane beta-barrel protein: MNIQDMPDNDLDELFKTAVDNVQYEFKQEAWQSMRKQMKRSNAKRRGMYWLGGLLLVLLAIIFVNYYVLQPVKQEAVAPAKTDHNIAQRNGVNQGAIITPQQLETDDTQKLPKKNTKPTSKQSDEVKTGATSQTKPIHSHKKSPKVSSNTTSNLPQQGYTYGKVFTPLGKNHPPKKPTTTKTTINTPAPKQSNHLISLSNEQKNHRKPHKVQLMAHKSTLPLTAVLPVSMSTEKTRVEAKKITKKRFKSRLSLIAQIAPDLSIVDKMAMTDTRWNAGVLVEYELLKNLSLNTGVNYSAKAYQASAQAYTPKDGQWKWGKIPENIEATCRVLEIPVNLRYYFHNQPKHRLFISSGLSSYWMLSERYDFSYEDKTYNYGWKTNNENKHMLSILNLSVGWQKNLSKKWSIQAEPFLKVPLGKVGAGKVSLKTTGIMLGVKYQLF, from the coding sequence ATGAATATACAAGATATGCCCGATAATGATTTGGACGAATTGTTTAAAACGGCTGTCGATAATGTACAGTATGAATTTAAGCAAGAAGCCTGGCAAAGCATGCGTAAGCAAATGAAGCGAAGCAATGCCAAGCGTAGGGGTATGTATTGGCTTGGTGGATTGTTGTTGGTGTTATTGGCAATTATTTTTGTAAACTATTATGTATTGCAGCCTGTCAAACAAGAGGCAGTTGCTCCTGCCAAAACAGACCATAACATTGCTCAAAGAAATGGCGTAAACCAAGGGGCTATCATTACTCCTCAACAATTGGAAACAGACGACACTCAAAAACTGCCTAAAAAAAACACAAAACCTACCTCTAAACAAAGTGATGAGGTAAAAACTGGTGCAACAAGCCAGACTAAGCCTATACACTCGCACAAGAAGTCACCCAAAGTGTCATCTAATACCACGTCTAACTTACCCCAACAAGGGTATACTTATGGCAAAGTATTTACCCCTTTGGGTAAAAACCATCCACCCAAAAAACCAACCACTACAAAAACTACCATCAATACACCTGCTCCTAAACAAAGTAATCACTTGATAAGCCTTAGTAACGAGCAAAAGAACCACCGTAAACCTCACAAAGTCCAATTGATGGCGCATAAATCAACGCTGCCACTTACAGCTGTTTTACCTGTTTCTATGTCAACAGAAAAAACCAGAGTGGAAGCTAAAAAAATCACAAAAAAAAGGTTTAAGTCGAGGCTTAGTCTCATTGCGCAAATAGCACCTGACTTGAGCATAGTAGATAAAATGGCCATGACTGATACCCGTTGGAACGCTGGGGTATTGGTAGAATATGAACTGCTCAAAAACCTAAGCCTAAATACTGGGGTAAATTACTCAGCAAAGGCTTACCAGGCAAGCGCTCAGGCTTACACGCCTAAAGATGGGCAATGGAAATGGGGCAAAATACCAGAAAACATTGAGGCAACCTGTAGAGTACTGGAAATCCCCGTCAATTTGCGTTACTATTTTCATAACCAACCCAAACACCGCTTATTTATCAGTAGTGGACTATCATCGTACTGGATGCTTAGTGAGCGCTATGATTTTAGCTATGAAGATAAAACGTATAACTATGGTTGGAAGACGAATAATGAAAATAAGCACATGCTAAGCATTTTGAACTTATCGGTAGGTTGGCAAAAAAACCTGAGCAAAAAATGGAGCATTCAGGCAGAACCGTTCTTAAAAGTACCTTTAGGTAAAGTAGGAGCAGGTAAAGTAAGCCTCAAAACTACTGGAATAATGCTGGGGGTAAAGTATCAACTGTTTTAG
- a CDS encoding RNA polymerase sigma factor: MNPPEKHIQELVDGCRKKNVQSQEQLYKHFYAYALSVCMRYTANYDEAMEVLNDGFMRIFKKIKLYNSAYPFKSWLRRIMINIALNNQKKYLKHKQGQEIEQASDKHAVDDTYSQLQYKELVALIQLLSPGYRAVFNLYVIDGYTHEEIAEMLKISVGTSKSNLSKARANLRKLLRENYKDEYTRYAR, from the coding sequence TTGAACCCACCAGAAAAACATATTCAGGAATTGGTCGATGGGTGTAGGAAAAAAAATGTGCAATCACAGGAACAACTGTACAAGCACTTTTATGCCTATGCCTTAAGCGTTTGTATGCGCTATACTGCCAACTATGACGAAGCCATGGAGGTGCTGAATGATGGTTTTATGAGAATTTTTAAAAAAATAAAACTATACAATTCTGCTTATCCATTCAAATCGTGGCTACGTCGCATTATGATCAATATTGCGCTCAACAACCAGAAGAAATACCTGAAACATAAACAAGGTCAGGAGATAGAACAAGCATCAGACAAACATGCAGTAGACGATACTTATAGTCAATTGCAATACAAAGAGCTGGTTGCATTGATTCAACTCCTTTCACCTGGTTACCGCGCAGTGTTTAACTTATATGTAATTGATGGATATACTCATGAAGAAATAGCTGAAATGCTCAAAATTTCGGTGGGTACGTCCAAGTCAAATTTATCAAAAGCCAGAGCCAACTTAAGAAAGTTGCTCAGAGAAAATTACAAGGATGAATATACAAGATATGCCCGATAA
- a CDS encoding leucine-rich repeat domain-containing protein, translating to MEHTDKLLQLLNSTDEKSVAVGLEILKGRSGFDQYLADYATLYECFLGVRPVPLTAAHLVIFNQPALRRFGHQVVLPPEIVRLQKLQSLTLYNTDIQALPSEIGQLTQLNELKLNFNALQQIPSEISDLAQLQILWLHHNQLVQLPKSIGKLQALQELDLSANQLQTLPEEVGQLHQLKELSLEGNQLTRLPSSIGHLPHLHQLYLSRNPLPLDTIEQLRKALPGCEVFF from the coding sequence ATGGAGCACACTGACAAACTTTTACAATTGCTCAACTCAACAGACGAAAAGTCGGTGGCAGTGGGGCTGGAAATATTAAAAGGGCGTTCAGGCTTTGATCAATACCTGGCAGATTATGCTACTTTATATGAGTGTTTCTTAGGTGTTAGGCCTGTTCCACTTACAGCCGCCCATTTGGTAATTTTTAATCAACCAGCATTGCGTAGGTTTGGGCATCAAGTGGTGTTGCCACCCGAGATCGTACGCTTGCAAAAATTACAATCACTTACTTTGTATAATACTGATATACAGGCATTACCATCCGAAATTGGGCAACTGACACAATTGAATGAGTTGAAGTTAAACTTTAATGCTTTGCAACAAATACCCTCCGAAATTAGTGACTTAGCCCAACTACAAATACTTTGGTTGCATCATAACCAGCTTGTTCAACTTCCTAAAAGCATTGGTAAACTCCAGGCATTACAAGAGTTAGACTTAAGTGCCAATCAACTTCAGACCCTGCCCGAAGAAGTAGGACAACTGCACCAACTCAAAGAACTAAGTTTGGAAGGAAACCAACTTACTCGCCTCCCTTCGTCTATTGGTCATCTTCCACACCTCCACCAGCTTTACCTCAGTCGTAACCCCCTGCCCTTAGATACAATTGAACAATTGCGTAAAGCATTGCCTGGTTGTGAAGTGTTTTTTTAG
- a CDS encoding transglutaminase-like domain-containing protein gives MRTDHALEAYLTPAEFIDSNNPAVIDYAHQVTNGLKYDTEKAVELFYAVRDDFKFDLGHIDLHPSKLKASALVKRGVGTDIEKSTLLAAAARAVGIPSRVSFANLRSNLTAEQLGNVLQSDMLVFHSYVELWMGNHWVKLSPAFNREACDYLDLPPLDFGIAEEKLFKKHHRRKHKYLKYVHDYGDFADLPYDLYISELRKYYPHLFKIVDETTKPFKFDLQFLEGWV, from the coding sequence ATGAGAACAGATCATGCATTAGAGGCATACTTAACACCTGCGGAGTTTATTGATAGCAATAACCCGGCAGTGATTGATTATGCACATCAGGTAACCAATGGGTTGAAATATGACACCGAAAAAGCTGTAGAGCTTTTTTATGCGGTGCGCGACGATTTTAAATTTGATTTAGGACATATAGACCTGCACCCAAGTAAACTCAAAGCCAGTGCTTTGGTAAAACGTGGGGTAGGCACCGACATAGAAAAAAGTACTTTGTTGGCGGCAGCAGCAAGGGCAGTAGGCATACCAAGTCGGGTAAGCTTTGCCAATTTGCGTAGTAACCTTACCGCCGAACAGCTTGGAAATGTATTACAGTCTGACATGCTGGTTTTTCATAGTTATGTAGAGCTATGGATGGGCAATCATTGGGTAAAACTCTCTCCTGCTTTTAACCGGGAGGCTTGCGACTACCTGGATTTGCCTCCGCTGGACTTTGGTATTGCAGAAGAGAAGCTGTTTAAAAAACATCATCGACGCAAGCACAAGTATTTGAAATATGTACACGATTATGGCGATTTCGCTGACTTGCCTTATGACTTGTACATTAGTGAGTTGAGAAAGTATTACCCGCATTTATTCAAAATAGTAGATGAAACAACCAAACCTTTTAAGTTTGATCTTCAGTTTTTGGAAGGGTGGGTTTAA
- a CDS encoding alpha/beta hydrolase family protein produces the protein MQELKITTPDGHPLAVTSFNPAGAPKAVVMINSAMGVLRQYYNKFAAFLANEGFQVYSYDYRGIGGSSPKSLRGFEASIHQWGIVDVNTMIEYATVQHPNLPLTAIGHSVGGQALGLAPSCQKVQAIMLVASQVGNWAYWDKGRTKLKFFWKYMLPYLAKLFGYFPAKKLGMFENLPKGVAIEWSQWGSHPDYLFAYDFEVPKQHSELEVPLLSWSFTDDGYAPIRAVKALLNRYNKADITHRHLAPQDLGVNRIDHFGFFREKFKDSLWADSVEWLNAQVVIQA, from the coding sequence ATGCAAGAATTAAAAATAACAACCCCTGATGGCCACCCGCTTGCGGTTACATCGTTTAACCCGGCAGGCGCTCCTAAAGCGGTGGTAATGATTAACTCCGCAATGGGAGTACTCAGACAGTACTATAATAAGTTTGCTGCATTTTTGGCAAATGAAGGGTTTCAAGTATACAGTTACGACTATCGTGGCATTGGTGGGTCAAGCCCAAAATCGTTGCGAGGTTTTGAGGCAAGTATTCACCAGTGGGGCATTGTAGATGTCAATACAATGATCGAATACGCCACTGTACAACACCCCAATTTGCCGCTCACTGCTATAGGACACAGTGTAGGTGGGCAAGCATTAGGGTTGGCTCCTTCTTGCCAAAAGGTACAGGCAATTATGCTGGTAGCTTCGCAAGTGGGCAACTGGGCTTACTGGGATAAAGGCAGGACTAAACTTAAGTTTTTCTGGAAGTATATGCTTCCCTACCTGGCTAAGTTGTTTGGTTATTTTCCGGCAAAAAAACTGGGGATGTTTGAAAACCTGCCCAAAGGAGTGGCAATAGAGTGGAGCCAATGGGGAAGCCATCCCGATTACTTGTTTGCGTATGATTTTGAAGTACCCAAGCAACACAGCGAACTGGAAGTACCCTTGCTTTCGTGGAGTTTTACCGATGATGGATATGCCCCAATCAGGGCAGTAAAAGCATTGCTCAACCGCTACAACAAAGCGGATATTACGCATCGTCACCTGGCTCCTCAGGATTTAGGTGTCAATCGAATTGATCATTTTGGCTTTTTCAGAGAAAAATTTAAGGATTCGCTTTGGGCTGACAGTGTAGAATGGCTCAATGCTCAGGTAGTAATTCAGGCATAA
- a CDS encoding DUF1569 domain-containing protein, with the protein MMNTTVSHREFLTTQVPNILQNLQVDATPQWGMMTAQHMLEHLAKITKASVKQYGAPPAEPTEGQLKFKAFVNEGEFKKNDTKTGKLEGLHYATFDEAREAAIEAIEWFYQAFAQNPDLQPYNPTMGALSFDELQRLHNKHYRHHLKQFDLM; encoded by the coding sequence ATGATGAACACAACTGTCAGTCATCGGGAGTTTTTGACTACTCAAGTACCCAACATACTCCAAAACCTTCAAGTAGATGCAACCCCTCAGTGGGGTATGATGACTGCCCAACACATGCTCGAACACTTGGCTAAAATCACTAAAGCAAGTGTCAAACAATACGGCGCTCCACCTGCTGAACCTACCGAAGGACAACTCAAGTTTAAGGCTTTTGTCAATGAAGGGGAGTTTAAAAAGAATGATACAAAGACAGGTAAACTGGAAGGTCTGCACTATGCTACTTTTGACGAAGCCCGTGAAGCAGCGATTGAGGCTATAGAATGGTTCTATCAGGCTTTTGCACAAAACCCTGACTTACAACCTTATAATCCAACTATGGGGGCATTGTCTTTTGACGAATTACAACGATTGCACAACAAACACTACCGTCATCATTTGAAGCAATTTGACTTGATGTAA
- a CDS encoding DUF4442 domain-containing protein, whose product MTKPNRLQRAVKKLESYPKSWYKPLLSWTIGRTVPFVGTAGIRFEKMTTEEVIITLKNRKKVRNHIKQIHAAATALLAETATGMMVGMNLPDDKLPLMKTMKVNYVKRSQGAMKAIATLTPEQRQLLHSEDKGEVLVKVVVTDEAGVVPVECEMLWAWIPKNKKKPAMETAK is encoded by the coding sequence ATGACAAAGCCTAATAGATTACAACGCGCGGTAAAAAAGCTGGAAAGCTACCCTAAATCCTGGTACAAACCTTTGCTTTCCTGGACTATAGGGCGCACTGTGCCATTTGTAGGAACGGCTGGAATCAGGTTTGAAAAAATGACCACTGAAGAGGTAATAATTACGCTCAAGAACCGCAAGAAAGTTCGCAATCATATCAAACAAATACATGCCGCAGCTACTGCACTACTTGCCGAAACTGCTACAGGAATGATGGTAGGCATGAACCTGCCGGATGACAAACTGCCTTTGATGAAAACAATGAAGGTAAATTATGTAAAACGATCGCAAGGCGCAATGAAAGCAATTGCGACACTTACCCCCGAACAAAGACAATTGCTACACAGCGAAGACAAAGGGGAGGTATTGGTAAAAGTGGTGGTAACTGATGAGGCAGGGGTGGTACCTGTAGAATGTGAGATGTTGTGGGCATGGATTCCTAAAAATAAGAAAAAACCTGCGATGGAAACAGCTAAGTAA
- a CDS encoding TetR/AcrR family transcriptional regulator gives MSKNTDVKKEMISTCLEVFRKDGYYNTGIKKLAEACGIKQSLFYYYFKSKEHLLEEILKAVHGYFNRKVFCIAYQEDKPVRERLNEMVEITRDVFLRAEGGCIMANTVLEMVQDQPQFIPVIRAFFDDWIAANAHLLKEKYVEAIAIEKAEQAVQDVEGGIMLMRLYNDPKYFFKALDRGARLLD, from the coding sequence ATGTCTAAGAATACTGACGTAAAGAAGGAGATGATATCTACCTGTCTGGAAGTATTTCGAAAAGACGGTTATTACAATACAGGTATTAAAAAGCTGGCAGAAGCTTGCGGCATTAAACAATCGTTGTTTTACTATTACTTTAAAAGTAAAGAACACTTGCTGGAAGAAATACTAAAAGCAGTACATGGGTATTTTAACCGTAAGGTGTTTTGTATTGCTTATCAAGAAGATAAACCAGTACGTGAACGACTCAACGAAATGGTAGAGATCACCAGAGATGTCTTCTTAAGAGCCGAAGGTGGCTGTATTATGGCAAACACGGTATTAGAGATGGTACAAGATCAACCACAGTTTATCCCGGTTATACGTGCCTTTTTTGATGATTGGATTGCCGCCAATGCCCATTTGCTCAAAGAAAAATATGTAGAAGCCATTGCCATAGAAAAAGCTGAACAAGCAGTGCAGGATGTAGAGGGTGGCATTATGTTGATGAGGCTCTATAACGATCCCAAGTATTTTTTTAAAGCCCTTGACAGGGGAGCGAGGTTACTCGATTAG
- a CDS encoding LolA-like protein, protein MKKYFSLLIALLLINAGVCVQAQTVDKILNSYFENTGGKAKWNKLNSMIMEGKVEAQGQQFPVKMYNQRPNFQRMEMVFQGKTIVQRAYDGKDAWASNPIAGKTVKLPEEQAKELAEDMFEPAYLNYKTKGHKIVLDGKEEIEGTECNKLKLTKKNGDVEYLFFDTESNVLLMQRTTVKQGPSKGTQIDSFMSDYKEVGGLMIPHALTQKMGTNTFTVTMDKITLNSKIDKSLFSFPKKK, encoded by the coding sequence ATGAAAAAATATTTTTCTTTATTAATAGCCTTGTTGCTGATAAATGCCGGAGTTTGTGTGCAAGCCCAAACAGTAGACAAAATATTGAATAGTTATTTTGAAAATACTGGAGGAAAAGCCAAATGGAATAAACTGAACTCGATGATTATGGAGGGAAAAGTAGAGGCGCAAGGGCAGCAATTTCCGGTAAAAATGTATAACCAACGTCCTAATTTTCAGCGTATGGAAATGGTGTTTCAGGGCAAAACTATAGTACAACGTGCTTATGACGGCAAAGATGCCTGGGCGTCTAACCCTATTGCTGGCAAAACGGTAAAATTGCCCGAAGAACAAGCCAAAGAGTTAGCCGAAGATATGTTCGAGCCTGCTTACCTTAATTATAAGACCAAAGGGCATAAGATAGTGCTTGATGGTAAAGAAGAGATAGAAGGTACTGAGTGTAACAAGCTAAAGTTAACCAAAAAGAATGGCGACGTAGAGTACTTGTTTTTTGACACCGAAAGCAATGTATTATTAATGCAACGAACTACCGTAAAACAAGGGCCTTCTAAAGGTACCCAAATAGACTCTTTTATGAGTGACTACAAAGAAGTAGGTGGTTTGATGATACCTCATGCTTTGACTCAAAAGATGGGTACCAACACGTTTACAGTTACTATGGATAAGATTACGTTGAATTCTAAGATTGATAAGAGCTTGTTTTCTTTCCCCAAAAAGAAATAA
- a CDS encoding outer membrane lipoprotein-sorting protein, which translates to MKKHTWVIRGILLGVYCLVAQLTYAQTLKEVIALHQKSVQTTSKSKLTSMVLKGTTTMGGMEFATQVYRKAPHFFKVEVTIQGKTLVNAYDGVNAWKIYPFPGGSDKPQYMAGAAKTSTIIDADFDYEFINAAKKGHKATLEGTEEVEGTTCYKIKVVRKDQQVKAFFLDTDSGVLIMVRGKSVHPMKPDVLVEKETYQSDFKEVEGYMIAHYMEERIDGKVIAKMQFDSVQVNEKISNKIFTFSEKQ; encoded by the coding sequence ATGAAAAAACATACCTGGGTTATTCGTGGAATTTTATTGGGAGTTTATTGCCTGGTGGCACAATTGACTTATGCCCAAACACTCAAAGAGGTCATTGCATTGCACCAAAAGAGTGTGCAAACTACTTCGAAGTCAAAGCTTACCTCTATGGTACTCAAAGGTACAACTACCATGGGAGGGATGGAGTTTGCGACTCAAGTATATCGAAAAGCACCTCATTTTTTTAAGGTGGAGGTGACTATACAGGGCAAAACTCTGGTCAATGCGTATGATGGGGTCAATGCCTGGAAAATTTACCCTTTTCCAGGAGGCAGTGATAAACCTCAGTATATGGCAGGCGCCGCAAAAACAAGTACAATCATAGATGCTGACTTTGACTATGAGTTTATCAATGCCGCTAAAAAAGGACACAAGGCAACCTTGGAAGGTACCGAAGAGGTAGAAGGCACTACTTGTTATAAAATAAAAGTGGTGAGAAAAGACCAACAGGTAAAGGCTTTCTTTTTGGATACAGATTCAGGGGTTTTGATTATGGTAAGAGGCAAGTCGGTACACCCAATGAAGCCTGATGTATTGGTAGAAAAAGAAACTTACCAAAGCGATTTCAAAGAAGTGGAGGGTTATATGATTGCCCACTATATGGAAGAGCGTATCGATGGAAAAGTAATTGCCAAAATGCAGTTTGACAGCGTTCAGGTAAATGAAAAAATCTCTAATAAAATATTTACATTTTCTGAAAAGCAATGA
- a CDS encoding WD40/YVTN/BNR-like repeat-containing protein: MNIIQKTKWAMLVWCGVLWAGMITTYAQTKKPLKGGKIFGTMQARHIGPAVMSGRVSDIDGVNSDPKTFYVGTAGGGVWKTTSGGVNFRPVFDKHSQSIGKVTVDQQNPKTIWVGTGEPWVRNSVSVGTGLYKTNDGGKNWKLMGFKDSERISEIIVHPKNSDIVYVGVLGHLWDAHKTRGVYKTEDGGKTWKQLLYVDENTGLADMAMDAKNPEVIYASMWQFRRSPDFFESGGKGSALYKTTDGGKTWKKIHNGFPKGILGRMAVQSAPSKPNIVYATVESEKRAKNGLYKSTDGGANWKLINTDFGVVVRPFYFARLVVDPKDENKVFKMGLNLIISKDGGKRFRTVGSGVHSDMHAVWVNPQNTKNILVGTDGGVYQSFDDGMFFMHLKNLPISQFYRVSVDNERPYNVYGGLQDNGSWVGPSRSSNGVQNRDWSNLGGGDGFVAMRHPKNKNLVYCEMQGGKMWRYNLSSGQRKTITPMPQQNDPKYRFNWNTPAILSVHNPNRLYMGSQFLHISNDNGESWKKISPDLTTNSPKRQRRASGGLTPDVSAAETNTTIFTISESVLDEKVIWVGTDDGHLQVTTDGGKNWMNTTPNIKGLPKNTWCSSVEASRFDKNTAYATFDGHRTGDKKAYVYQTTDGGKTWKPLATADIKGYAHVIREDLKSRDLLFLGTELGLYISIDQGKNWSRFKNNLPMVSIRDMVLQADEDDLVMGTHGRGIIIIDDISPLRKITPEIASKKLYFLKSKPIIIRSLGGGQEFPGAAEFVGENPNPAGKIIYFQKKRHIFGSMKIEIFDAKGNKVSTVPAAKSAGLNVVYWNPRLKAPKTPKAKTFTFGAFNGPLLPEGTYTVKLTKGKDKFETTIEVKTDPNSPYTAADRKAYQQTTMRLYNLIEKLAYTANVVQTIMKDATAKAKNEAKGNKRLVKKLKAMSNEMAKFNSELVITSGDNYTDSAEERLNEKLAALYGEISGYSGRPSKDQLQRVDVLEKKVEAAYQRMLKIKSKELKSMNDRLAKAKIGEIKVKTMEEFKKSDK, encoded by the coding sequence ATGAATATCATACAAAAAACCAAGTGGGCAATGCTTGTTTGGTGTGGAGTGCTATGGGCTGGAATGATTACTACCTACGCCCAAACCAAAAAGCCGCTTAAAGGAGGTAAAATATTTGGAACGATGCAAGCGCGTCATATCGGACCAGCAGTAATGAGTGGGCGGGTAAGTGATATTGATGGGGTAAACAGTGACCCTAAAACTTTTTATGTAGGTACGGCGGGCGGCGGAGTATGGAAAACCACCAGTGGAGGTGTTAACTTTCGTCCTGTTTTCGACAAGCACTCACAATCTATAGGTAAGGTAACTGTTGACCAGCAAAACCCTAAAACTATTTGGGTAGGTACTGGCGAGCCTTGGGTACGCAATAGTGTATCGGTGGGTACAGGTTTGTATAAGACTAACGATGGAGGTAAAAACTGGAAGTTGATGGGGTTTAAAGACTCAGAACGTATCAGCGAGATTATTGTACACCCCAAAAACTCTGATATTGTGTATGTGGGAGTATTGGGGCATTTGTGGGATGCACACAAAACCCGTGGAGTGTATAAAACCGAAGATGGAGGCAAAACTTGGAAACAGTTGTTATATGTAGACGAAAATACTGGATTGGCTGATATGGCAATGGACGCCAAAAACCCAGAGGTAATTTATGCTTCTATGTGGCAGTTTCGTCGCTCTCCTGACTTTTTTGAGTCTGGTGGCAAAGGCAGTGCCTTGTATAAAACAACCGATGGAGGCAAAACCTGGAAAAAAATCCACAATGGTTTTCCTAAAGGCATATTGGGGCGTATGGCTGTACAATCGGCTCCTTCTAAACCAAATATAGTGTATGCTACTGTAGAGTCAGAAAAGAGAGCAAAAAATGGTTTGTATAAGTCTACCGATGGTGGCGCTAACTGGAAGCTGATTAATACTGATTTTGGGGTAGTAGTACGTCCTTTTTATTTTGCTCGCTTGGTGGTAGACCCAAAAGACGAAAATAAAGTCTTTAAAATGGGGCTAAACCTCATTATAAGTAAAGATGGTGGCAAGCGTTTCCGTACGGTGGGCAGTGGTGTACACTCTGACATGCACGCAGTGTGGGTAAATCCACAAAATACTAAGAACATATTGGTAGGCACTGATGGTGGCGTGTATCAGTCGTTTGATGATGGAATGTTTTTTATGCACTTGAAAAACCTTCCAATCTCTCAGTTTTACCGCGTAAGCGTAGACAATGAGCGCCCTTATAATGTGTACGGAGGCTTGCAAGACAATGGGAGTTGGGTAGGTCCTTCTCGCTCGTCTAATGGCGTGCAAAATCGTGACTGGAGTAACCTGGGAGGGGGTGATGGTTTTGTTGCAATGCGTCATCCTAAAAACAAAAACCTGGTATACTGCGAAATGCAAGGGGGTAAAATGTGGCGTTATAACCTAAGTTCTGGGCAACGAAAGACTATTACTCCAATGCCTCAGCAAAACGATCCTAAATATCGTTTTAACTGGAACACACCTGCCATATTAAGTGTACACAACCCCAATAGGTTGTATATGGGGAGCCAGTTTTTGCACATTTCAAATGACAATGGTGAATCGTGGAAAAAAATCTCGCCTGATTTAACTACCAATAGCCCCAAACGACAACGACGTGCATCGGGTGGGCTTACACCCGACGTATCGGCTGCCGAAACCAATACTACTATTTTTACAATTAGCGAATCGGTACTGGACGAAAAAGTGATATGGGTAGGCACTGATGATGGTCACCTACAGGTGACTACAGATGGTGGTAAAAACTGGATGAACACTACACCTAATATTAAGGGGTTACCCAAAAACACTTGGTGTAGTAGTGTAGAAGCCAGTCGTTTTGATAAAAACACAGCGTATGCTACTTTTGACGGACATCGTACTGGAGACAAAAAAGCGTATGTATACCAAACGACCGATGGGGGTAAAACCTGGAAGCCGCTTGCTACAGCTGATATTAAAGGCTATGCCCATGTGATTCGTGAAGACCTGAAAAGCCGTGATTTATTATTTTTGGGTACTGAGCTGGGCTTGTATATAAGCATAGATCAAGGCAAGAATTGGTCACGTTTTAAAAACAATTTGCCTATGGTAAGCATTCGTGATATGGTATTACAAGCCGACGAAGATGACCTGGTAATGGGTACGCACGGACGGGGTATTATTATTATAGATGATATTTCTCCTTTGCGAAAAATAACTCCTGAAATAGCTAGTAAAAAACTTTACTTTCTAAAGTCTAAGCCTATCATCATCCGCTCTTTGGGTGGAGGGCAAGAGTTTCCTGGAGCAGCCGAGTTTGTGGGTGAAAACCCTAACCCTGCTGGAAAAATCATCTATTTTCAGAAAAAACGCCACATTTTTGGTTCTATGAAAATAGAGATATTTGACGCTAAAGGTAATAAAGTGAGTACTGTGCCTGCAGCTAAAAGTGCAGGGCTCAATGTGGTATACTGGAATCCTCGTCTGAAGGCTCCGAAAACGCCCAAGGCCAAAACCTTTACTTTTGGGGCATTCAATGGTCCATTATTGCCCGAAGGTACTTATACAGTAAAGCTAACCAAAGGCAAAGACAAGTTTGAAACGACTATAGAGGTAAAAACAGACCCCAATTCACCTTACACCGCAGCAGACCGCAAGGCTTACCAACAAACTACGATGCGTTTGTACAACCTGATAGAAAAGTTGGCATATACTGCCAATGTAGTACAAACGATTATGAAAGATGCCACTGCTAAAGCTAAAAACGAGGCAAAAGGCAACAAACGTTTGGTGAAAAAGCTCAAGGCAATGTCAAATGAAATGGCCAAGTTTAACAGTGAGTTGGTGATTACCAGTGGCGACAATTATACAGACAGTGCTGAAGAACGTTTGAACGAAAAGTTAGCAGCATTGTATGGCGAAATTAGCGGCTACAGTGGTCGTCCGTCAAAAGACCAACTGCAACGTGTTGATGTATTGGAGAAAAAGGTAGAAGCTGCTTATCAGCGTATGTTGAAGATTAAAAGTAAAGAGCTGAAAAGTATGAATGACCGATTGGCAAAAGCCAAAATAGGAGAGATTAAAGTAAAAACTATGGAAGAGTTTAAGAAGAGCGATAAATAG